One window of Sulfurospirillum sp. 1612 genomic DNA carries:
- a CDS encoding ABC1 kinase family protein: MSKLKYYKITRIYSIFRFLLTIYLVIKKRESFLGIRALKPKKLKQTIVTLGASFIKLAQVLATRSDFFDEEYLRELKELHDKLPPMKPHEFEQVFKQSFSADTFASCDPQPIASASIGQVHIAYTHQGEKLAVKLRRYDIQRKVRADIQIITLFNALFKPLFSHYTKNSIEAVISEFSKMILQEVSFTHELQNLIKFSQTYKDSGVKFPTPFIQYCSETALVMSFEEGFRFDDKAHILQHDIDFHQIIAKLVNFYTQQMLINGYFHADPHPGNLLVTKEGGLILLDFGMVKTIPNYARIAIISLIKAAHEQDYETYISASKKLGTIAYEAPVSELAEFTSQMFDIFSNNNLSSESMQKLAFDVLSSTRNLPFKLPSDAIYILRVSAIVEGLGTTYIENFNGIKDILPILQQNIPKALGAKESIIETLIDEIKDLPFITKDFKTALRKISNDELTVELSNDQVDWLKKSLHDQVKSYAVSFVFLISSIAVLLYDKSLKELALGLFVFGIARILYK; the protein is encoded by the coding sequence ATTTCTAAGCTAAAATACTACAAAATCACACGTATTTACAGTATTTTCAGATTTTTACTAACCATCTATCTGGTCATCAAAAAGCGTGAGAGTTTTCTAGGCATCAGGGCGCTCAAACCCAAAAAACTCAAGCAAACCATTGTGACATTGGGAGCGAGCTTCATCAAACTCGCACAAGTCTTAGCCACGCGCTCAGATTTTTTTGATGAGGAGTATCTCCGTGAGCTCAAAGAGCTTCATGATAAACTCCCGCCCATGAAACCGCATGAATTTGAGCAGGTTTTCAAGCAATCTTTTAGTGCCGATACTTTTGCATCATGTGATCCCCAACCCATCGCCTCAGCGTCTATCGGGCAAGTGCATATCGCCTACACCCACCAAGGGGAAAAACTCGCGGTCAAATTAAGACGCTATGACATCCAACGTAAAGTGCGTGCGGATATTCAGATTATTACCCTTTTTAATGCCCTATTTAAGCCGCTTTTTTCACACTACACTAAAAACTCTATCGAGGCGGTTATTAGTGAGTTTTCAAAGATGATTTTGCAAGAGGTGAGTTTCACGCATGAATTACAAAATCTCATCAAATTTTCACAAACCTACAAAGACAGCGGTGTCAAATTTCCCACGCCTTTTATCCAATATTGTAGTGAAACAGCTTTGGTCATGAGCTTTGAGGAGGGATTTCGATTTGATGATAAAGCACACATTTTACAACATGATATCGATTTTCATCAGATTATTGCCAAGCTTGTGAACTTCTATACCCAACAGATGCTCATAAACGGCTATTTTCACGCCGATCCCCATCCGGGCAACCTTCTTGTCACAAAAGAAGGCGGATTGATTCTATTGGATTTTGGGATGGTCAAAACCATACCCAACTATGCAAGGATTGCGATTATTTCACTCATCAAAGCAGCGCATGAGCAAGATTATGAAACCTACATCAGTGCGTCTAAAAAATTAGGCACCATCGCCTATGAAGCACCGGTGTCAGAATTGGCCGAATTTACCAGTCAAATGTTTGATATCTTTTCAAATAATAATCTCTCCAGCGAATCGATGCAAAAGCTGGCCTTTGATGTCTTGAGCTCTACAAGAAATCTGCCTTTTAAGTTACCCAGTGATGCCATCTATATCCTCAGAGTCAGCGCAATTGTAGAAGGACTTGGTACGACTTATATAGAAAATTTCAATGGGATAAAAGATATCCTGCCAATTTTACAGCAGAATATTCCCAAGGCTTTGGGAGCTAAAGAGAGTATCATCGAAACTTTGATTGATGAGATTAAAGATTTGCCTTTTATTACCAAAGATTTTAAAACTGCCCTGCGAAAAATCAGCAATGATGAACTCACAGTGGAACTCTCAAACGATCAAGTAGATTGGCTCAAAAAGAGCTTGCACGATCAAGTCAAATCTTATGCCGTATCATTTGTTTTTTTAATCAGCAGTATTGCCGTGCTTTTGTATGATAAAAGTCTTAAAGAGCTAGCTCTTGGGCTTTTTGTATTTGGCATTGCGAGAATTTTATATAAATAA
- a CDS encoding DUF2721 domain-containing protein, whose protein sequence is MQIEISTPALLFPAVSLLLLAYTNRFLATASLIRLLNNQTKENNQIDLTGQINNLKKRVELTKWMQFFGVVSILLCTISMFALFLDYVELGKQVFGLSLIAMCLSLVLSLWEVVISSHAINLALKDMDSKCQQ, encoded by the coding sequence ATGCAAATAGAAATCTCAACTCCCGCGCTCTTATTTCCCGCCGTTTCTTTGTTGTTGCTTGCCTATACCAACCGTTTTTTGGCAACAGCGAGTTTAATCAGACTGTTAAATAACCAAACCAAAGAAAACAACCAGATAGATCTCACCGGACAAATCAACAATCTTAAAAAAAGAGTCGAACTCACAAAATGGATGCAATTTTTTGGTGTGGTTTCCATACTCTTATGCACCATCTCTATGTTTGCACTCTTTTTGGATTATGTGGAATTGGGTAAGCAAGTCTTTGGTCTTAGTTTGATTGCGATGTGCCTCTCCTTGGTCTTATCACTATGGGAAGTGGTCATCTCATCGCACGCGATCAATCTGGCATTGAAAGATATGGATTCAAAATGCCAGCAATAA
- a CDS encoding TIGR01777 family oxidoreductase, with translation MKIALNGASGFVGGHIKNRFQDHVIIEKTDSEAMILEKLKDVDVAINLAGAPIIKKWDEDYKQLLIESRIESTRKLVNALNQSACSQFISASAIGIYPNDVACDETTHSYAEDFLAQLVQRWEEEAQTCHKPTAILRFGVVLGNDGGALKQMLPAFKMGLGGIIGYGKMMTSWIDIDDLINIYTFIIENKLSGIFNATAPHPISNYELTKTLGKVLFRPTLLPLPESFLTLMFGEAASVMIDSKEVYPKNLQAQGFEFSYPNIETSLRHLLKKQ, from the coding sequence ATGAAAATAGCACTCAATGGCGCTTCTGGCTTTGTCGGAGGACACATCAAAAACAGATTTCAAGACCACGTCATCATTGAGAAAACCGATAGTGAGGCGATGATTTTGGAAAAGCTCAAAGACGTAGATGTCGCTATCAACTTAGCCGGTGCGCCCATCATCAAGAAATGGGATGAAGACTACAAGCAACTCTTGATAGAGAGTCGCATTGAGAGCACCCGCAAACTGGTTAATGCCCTCAATCAAAGCGCCTGTTCCCAATTCATCTCCGCTTCTGCTATTGGAATCTATCCCAATGATGTGGCGTGCGATGAAACGACGCATTCTTACGCGGAGGATTTTTTGGCACAGCTGGTACAGCGTTGGGAAGAAGAAGCGCAAACATGTCACAAACCAACGGCAATTTTACGATTTGGCGTCGTGCTAGGAAATGATGGTGGGGCACTCAAACAAATGCTACCGGCTTTTAAGATGGGCTTGGGTGGGATTATAGGTTATGGCAAGATGATGACAAGCTGGATTGATATTGACGATTTGATCAATATTTATACCTTTATCATTGAAAACAAATTAAGTGGTATCTTCAATGCCACCGCACCGCATCCCATCAGTAATTATGAATTGACAAAGACGCTTGGAAAAGTTTTGTTTCGCCCCACGCTATTGCCACTTCCTGAGTCATTTTTGACCTTAATGTTTGGCGAAGCGGCCAGTGTCATGATCGATTCAAAAGAGGTTTATCCAAAAAATCTACAAGCACAAGGGTTTGAATTTTCATATCCAAATATCGAAACTTCGCTCCGACATCTTTTGAAAAAGCAGTGA
- a CDS encoding glycerophosphodiester phosphodiesterase codes for MQFWDHFKRDKHLIIAHRGARAYRAENTMSAFAYANGRCDLVEFDVGFSRDGVAVIIHDDTLERTSDVREHPEFKPPYSVSDYDHDMLKKLDFGSWFVRDDTFGTIKLGTASKHDLLELEKQTILTLEALLIYLKSNRMLANIEIKDMSNTAFDDHAAASVLDIVKRMQMQEYVCISSFNHKYLKQLHDLDPNIVTAALQEKSHPEDLVNYLKKLSVSSYHLDIEITSEALIKELNEAGFYVNVFTVNEQKDIDQLFKWGVKSVFTDFV; via the coding sequence ATGCAATTTTGGGATCATTTTAAGAGAGATAAACATCTCATTATCGCCCATCGTGGTGCACGGGCGTATCGGGCAGAAAATACCATGTCAGCTTTCGCTTATGCCAATGGACGCTGTGATTTAGTAGAATTTGATGTGGGATTTAGTCGTGATGGTGTGGCGGTGATTATCCATGATGATACGCTAGAGCGCACCAGTGATGTCCGTGAACACCCTGAATTTAAACCGCCGTACTCGGTTTCAGATTATGATCATGATATGTTAAAAAAACTCGATTTTGGCTCCTGGTTTGTACGCGATGATACCTTTGGTACTATCAAGCTGGGGACCGCTTCAAAGCATGATTTGCTAGAGTTAGAAAAGCAGACAATTTTAACGCTAGAGGCGCTGTTGATTTATTTGAAAAGCAATAGAATGTTAGCCAATATAGAGATCAAAGATATGAGTAATACCGCCTTTGATGATCATGCTGCAGCAAGCGTGTTGGATATTGTGAAGCGTATGCAGATGCAAGAGTATGTTTGTATCTCATCGTTTAATCACAAATATCTCAAACAATTACATGATCTCGATCCTAACATTGTGACCGCGGCACTCCAAGAAAAATCACATCCTGAAGATCTTGTCAATTATCTCAAAAAGCTCTCCGTGAGCAGTTATCATCTCGATATAGAAATCACCTCAGAGGCGCTTATTAAAGAACTCAATGAGGCAGGATTTTATGTCAATGTCTTTACGGTCAATGAGCAAAAAGATATCGATCAGCTTTTCAAATGGGGCGTCAAGTCGGTCTTTACAGATTTTGTATGA
- a CDS encoding ABC transporter permease, with protein sequence MIRSLPRSKKYDTAFLIYVIAFYIFLFAPLVITCVLAFNNSDFPSLPWKGFSLDWFLSDTRERVGLLHDANSLQSILVSIQTAFFVSIFSLILGTMGAFLFERENFRFKQGLYFLALAPLVIPGVILGISLLLATNSAGTFVEDHLGWDVGVLRPSFWLVVIGQFSFISTFVLLVVSSRLKKFDNSLSEAALNLGASRFDTIRLIILPFLKPSLIGAGAVAFLMSFENFNTTLFLVGSDTTLPINLYLQVRDGSTPIINAISFLLIVTTSVMAVMNLVFTKKEEVR encoded by the coding sequence ATGATACGCTCTCTTCCCCGCAGTAAAAAGTATGATACGGCATTTTTGATTTATGTGATTGCTTTTTATATCTTTTTATTTGCTCCTTTGGTGATTACGTGTGTTTTGGCTTTTAATAATTCTGATTTTCCCTCTTTGCCGTGGAAAGGATTTTCGCTCGATTGGTTTCTCTCTGATACAAGAGAGCGTGTAGGATTATTACATGATGCCAACTCATTACAAAGTATTCTTGTGAGTATTCAGACGGCATTTTTTGTATCCATTTTTTCATTGATTCTTGGGACGATGGGTGCTTTTTTGTTTGAGCGCGAGAATTTTCGCTTTAAACAAGGACTCTATTTTTTAGCACTGGCTCCTTTGGTCATTCCTGGTGTTATCTTGGGGATTTCTTTGCTTTTGGCGACCAATAGTGCGGGAACCTTTGTCGAAGATCATTTGGGTTGGGATGTTGGAGTGTTGCGACCGAGCTTTTGGCTGGTAGTTATCGGACAGTTTTCATTTATCTCGACTTTTGTCCTCTTAGTGGTCTCGTCGCGACTCAAAAAATTTGACAATAGCCTCTCAGAAGCGGCACTGAACCTAGGGGCGAGTCGTTTTGATACGATTCGATTGATTATTTTGCCATTTTTAAAACCCTCTCTCATCGGGGCAGGAGCCGTAGCCTTTTTGATGAGTTTTGAAAATTTCAATACGACACTTTTTCTCGTCGGATCAGACACGACCTTGCCGATTAATCTCTACCTTCAAGTACGTGATGGTAGTACGCCAATCATCAATGCGATTTCATTTTTATTGATTGTGACAACTTCGGTGATGGCGGTGATGAATTTAGTCTTTACAAAAAAAGAAGAAGTGCGCTGA